A window of Gemmatimonadales bacterium genomic DNA:
CCCAGCTCCCCGACCCCTCGCCGCGCGCCCTCGCGATGGGCGGGGCTTACACCTCGCTCGCCCGCGGCTACGAGACCGTGGCCTGGAACCCGGCGATGCTGTCCGCCAACGGCCGGCCCGGCCTGAGCATCGGCCTGCCGCACCTCAGCCTCGAGGTCGGCAGCAACACGTACAACTGGGGCGACTTCAAGAAGAACGCGAACCACTTGCTGAGTGACACGGACAAGCAGTACCTGCTGGACCAGATCGGGCTGGACGATTCCGTGCTCACGGTGCGGGGCATCACCGGCATCTCGCCGTTCGGGATCTCAATCGGCCCGTTCGCTTTCGCCGCGGGCACGACCGGGGACTTCGACTTCTCGGTCGGCCGCGATGCCGTGGAGCTGGCCCTGTACGGCAACGCCGCGCGAAGCGGGCCTTCCGAGTTCTTCACGGCGCGCGGCTCCCGCGCGCGGGGCTGGGCGGCAACGACGGTGGCCGGCAGCGTGGCGCACTCCTTCAGCCTTCCCGCGGGACGACTCTCGCTCGGAGTGACGTACAAGAAGGTGATCGGCCACGCGCTCGCCCGCGCCGCCGAGACGTCCAGCAGCTTCGGCGTCAACCCGGCCTTCACCGTTAACGCGGCGGGCCACGCCATCTACACGAACTACGCGAGCGACTTCGACCCCCAGGGCCCCGGCGACCTACTGAGCGGCGAGGGGACGCCGGGCTCCGGCTACGGCGTGGACGTGGGCGGCGTGCTCCAGCTCGGCGGGAGCCGGCTCACCTTGTCGGCGGTGCTGGTGAACGCGGTCGGCAGCATGACGTGGGACGCTTCGCGTTTCGCTTACGAGCGCGCCACCTTCCAGGTCGTGCAGACCGCGGGCGGCGGCGTTCAGGACACGCTGATCCGGACCACGCTCCAGACCGAGGCTGAGATCAACGCCGACCCCATCGCGCGCGCGTTCCGCGACTCCCTCCTCGAGGACGCGAGCTTCGCGCGGCTCCTCAGGGTGGGAATCGCCTACCGTCGCGGGATGCTGTCCCTCGCAGCCGGCGGGCAGCTGCGGCTCTCCGAGGGGCTCGACCGCCAACCCCAGCGACAGATCTCCGGCGGCGCCGAGTACCGGCTGCTGCACGTGCTGCCGCTGCGGGCGGGCGTGGCGACGGATTTCAAGTCGCTGATACTGTCGGGCGGGACCGGCATCCAGTTCCTAGGAGTGAATATCGATCTTTCGGCCGCGAGCATCAGTGGAAGTGAGAGGCCGGGGGTGGTGTTCGGGGTGGGGATGGGGCTGATCTGGTGAGCGCCAGGTAATCAGGCGTCAGTTGGCGGTAGAGTTGCAGGGTTGCAAAGTTGCAGCGGCTGACAGGCGGAAGGAGGCAGGGGACAGGAAGGGGGACAGCGATCGTCCGCAAGGGCACTGTCCCCCGCCACCTGTACGCTGGAAACCGCTGTAACTCTGCAACTCTGCAACTCTACGGACGCCTTCCAACTGACTTCTTGAGGACCCATCCTAGCACCGCTGCCGCCCCGCCTCCGGCCATCCAACCCGCCGAACCCACGACGATCCCTCCGATCGCCAGCATCAGTCCCATGACCTGCATCAACACCGCGGCCGCCTCGGCGAGATCGCGTCCCAGCGCCGACGCCGGCTCGGCGCCGACCCTCGCCCGCACCAGCCCCCATCCCGGTCCGCCCGGCCGCGCGCGGCGGTAGAACGCGTCGAGTGTCTCCGGACGCTCCGGCGCGGTCAGCAGCATGACCGGCACCCATACGGCCATGGTGCCGAACGCGGTGATCGCGAGCTTCACGCCGAACGCCAGCTCCGCCAGGTCCGGCACCGCCGCCAACAGCACCGCGATCGTCGTGCCCATCACCAGCGCCGTCCACTCCGCCCACGCGTTGACCCGCCACCAGAACCAGCGCAGCAGCAGCACGGTGCCCGTTCCGTTCCCGAACAGGATCATGAACCGGAACACCTTGCCGACGTCGGACATGAAGAAACTGGCCAGGGCGGCGATCACGGTTATGGCCACCGCGGCGACGCGGCCCACCATGACGAGCCGGCGCTGGTCCGCATCCGGGGCAACGAAGCGCTGATACAGGTCGCGCACCGCGTAGGAAGCGCCCCAATTGACCTGGGTCGAGACGGTGGACATGAATGCGGCGAGCAGCGACGCGAACACCAGGCCGAGCACGCCCGCCGGCAGGTACTTCAGCATCATGAGTGGATAGGCCAACTCGGGGTCGTCCAGCTGGGGGAGGACGACGATGGCGGCGAGCGCGACGATGACCCACGGCCAGGTGCGCACCACGTAATTCAGGATGTTGAAGAACCCCGCGGCCCGTTCCGCCTCGCGTTCGTTCCGCACGCTCGAGAGACGCTGCACGAACATCCCGCCGCCGTCGGCGAGCCGGTACGACCACCACTGGATCGTCAGGTAGGCGAGGAAGGTGCCGAACGGGAGCGCCAGGTCACCCGGTCTCGGCACGATGCGCAGCGCGTCCGCGCGCCCCGCCGCGACGAGCTGCGCCCGCAGCCCGCCGAGGCCACCGACCTCGTGCAGCGCGTAGCCGGCCACGAGGAACGCGCCCACCAGCGCCAGCACCAGTTGGAGGAAGTCCGTCGTCACCACGCCCCAAAGCCCGGCCGCGCCGGCGTACACCAGCGTGAGCACGACGATGAACACCACGGCCCAGAGTTGCGGATCGCCGGGCAGGTCGAAGACGCTCACCACGTCGAGCGCGACCAGCACCTTCCGCATCGCCAGCATGCCGTAGCCGATCGCGATGCAGTTGAGCGGGATGCCGAAGAAGAACGCGCGGGTGGCGCGGAGCACGGCGGCGGGCCGGCCCGCGTAGCGCAGCTCGATGAGCTCGGCGTCGGTCATCACCTCCGCGCGCCGCCATAGCCGGGCGAGCACCACGGCCATGAGCACGTGCGCGAACGCGAAGCTCCACCACTCCCAGTTCCCCGCGATGCCGCGCCGCGCCACCAGACCCGCCACGTAGAGCGGCGTATCCACGTTGAACGTGGTGGCGGCCATCGAGGCGCCCGCGAGCCACCATGGGATCCCCCGCCCGCCGACGAAGTACTCGGCCAGGCTCTTCGAGCCGCGCCGGGCGAGCCACAATCCGAGCCACAGGGTACCGCCGAGGTACCCGGCGACGACGACCCAGTCGATAGCGCTCACCCTGAGAAGTCCAGCGGATCAGGCGTCCAGAAGGAAGTGCGCCGCCGCGCGCTGCATCACCTCGTCACCGCTCCAAGCGCAGAGGACCGGCTGCTCGCCGGGGATCCTGGAGGCGTGCCGCGGATGGCCGAAGAGCACCACCGTCGCGGGGGTCGCGAGGTGGGCCTCGAGCTGGTGGACGATGAACGGCTTCAGCACCCCGCTCTTCTTCCCCGCCTTCACATCGGCGAACAGGATGACGACGCGCTCGCCGCCGGGACCGATCTCGATGCCGCGCTCCTTCAGGGCGTTGGTGAACGCGGAGCGTGGCGGCAGCGGGACCGGGAGACCGATGTCGTCGTCCACGACGTGAACGCTCACCGGGCCCCGCAGCCGCTGCACGGCGCCGCGCAGCACCAGGAGCGAGTCCCTCGCCATCGGCGACGGCGCGGGCGGTTTCGCGTCGGAGCCGGTAGCCGAACGCGCGCGACCGGCCGCGGCCCGCCGCCGGGCGACGGCTTCCGTCAGGCGCGACGCCGGCAGCGTCCCGGCATCGATCGCCGCGTCGATCGCCGCGACGACCCCGGCTACGTCCTTCGGGTAGAGCAGCAGGTCACACCCCGCGGCGAGCGCACGCACGGCGCCTTCGGCCTCCGTGGTCTGCTGGAGCGCGCCCTTCATGATGAGCGCGTCGGTGACGACGAGTCCGTCGTACCCCAGCTCGCGGCGCAGCAGTTCGGTCAGGATGCGGGCCGAGTACGTGGCGGGCACGCCCGACGGGTCCAAGGCCGGATACGCGACGTGTGCGGTCATCACGCTCGCCACGCCCGCGGCGATCGCATCGCGGAACGGACCCAGGTCCGCCTCGAGGCTCGCCCGGTCCGCCGCGACCACGGGCAGCTCCGCGTGCGAG
This region includes:
- a CDS encoding sodium:solute symporter family protein; protein product: MSAIDWVVVAGYLGGTLWLGLWLARRGSKSLAEYFVGGRGIPWWLAGASMAATTFNVDTPLYVAGLVARRGIAGNWEWWSFAFAHVLMAVVLARLWRRAEVMTDAELIELRYAGRPAAVLRATRAFFFGIPLNCIAIGYGMLAMRKVLVALDVVSVFDLPGDPQLWAVVFIVVLTLVYAGAAGLWGVVTTDFLQLVLALVGAFLVAGYALHEVGGLGGLRAQLVAAGRADALRIVPRPGDLALPFGTFLAYLTIQWWSYRLADGGGMFVQRLSSVRNEREAERAAGFFNILNYVVRTWPWVIVALAAIVVLPQLDDPELAYPLMMLKYLPAGVLGLVFASLLAAFMSTVSTQVNWGASYAVRDLYQRFVAPDADQRRLVMVGRVAAVAITVIAALASFFMSDVGKVFRFMILFGNGTGTVLLLRWFWWRVNAWAEWTALVMGTTIAVLLAAVPDLAELAFGVKLAITAFGTMAVWVPVMLLTAPERPETLDAFYRRARPGGPGWGLVRARVGAEPASALGRDLAEAAAVLMQVMGLMLAIGGIVVGSAGWMAGGGAAAVLGWVLKKSVGRRP
- a CDS encoding DUF5723 family protein, whose protein sequence is MRRTSLVLAGLLAPAALSAQLPDPSPRALAMGGAYTSLARGYETVAWNPAMLSANGRPGLSIGLPHLSLEVGSNTYNWGDFKKNANHLLSDTDKQYLLDQIGLDDSVLTVRGITGISPFGISIGPFAFAAGTTGDFDFSVGRDAVELALYGNAARSGPSEFFTARGSRARGWAATTVAGSVAHSFSLPAGRLSLGVTYKKVIGHALARAAETSSSFGVNPAFTVNAAGHAIYTNYASDFDPQGPGDLLSGEGTPGSGYGVDVGGVLQLGGSRLTLSAVLVNAVGSMTWDASRFAYERATFQVVQTAGGGVQDTLIRTTLQTEAEINADPIARAFRDSLLEDASFARLLRVGIAYRRGMLSLAAGGQLRLSEGLDRQPQRQISGGAEYRLLHVLPLRAGVATDFKSLILSGGTGIQFLGVNIDLSAASISGSERPGVVFGVGMGLIW
- a CDS encoding glycoside hydrolase family 3 N-terminal domain-containing protein — encoded protein: AREARDVGINWVLAPVVDLDIEPANPIVQTRSFSDDPERVGALASAWIESCQAEGALACAKHFPGHGRTTSDSHAELPVVAADRASLEADLGPFRDAIAAGVASVMTAHVAYPALDPSGVPATYSARILTELLRRELGYDGLVVTDALIMKGALQQTTEAEGAVRALAAGCDLLLYPKDVAGVVAAIDAAIDAGTLPASRLTEAVARRRAAAGRARSATGSDAKPPAPSPMARDSLLVLRGAVQRLRGPVSVHVVDDDIGLPVPLPPRSAFTNALKERGIEIGPGGERVVILFADVKAGKKSGVLKPFIVHQLEAHLATPATVVLFGHPRHASRIPGEQPVLCAWSGDEVMQRAAAHFLLDA